A genomic region of Chloroflexota bacterium contains the following coding sequences:
- a CDS encoding adenylate/guanylate cyclase domain-containing protein — translation MALKPFRLKQSTIVPLGLAEVWEIAAQTSKVNHAVGLPPLVYSERTRSDGVREVVGNARQYGLPVQWVEHPFEWIYQKELRVERVFEHFPPLDRLIGGTILVPHTSISTEVETFVHVFPKNLLGYPVGWFIANQMITGQAAFFRSVAQKPNATNYFPPARKVRTNRNVLQELRNRMRDLPCDQQLIDRLFELIQTQRDEDVATMRPFVLADAWGAERLSLLRVFLYATWTGLLDMNWDVLCPNCRVAREPSPHLRDLTATAHCEVCNIRYDLNFDEYVELRFSVNPKVRSASNATFCALGSPALNEHIVAQARLKPNEQRELSVQLGTGGYRLRMLGIEQRCTIQAQTTGATNATINLTTTGPDQAALNVANQPVILNVHNTTDREQLLIIEHDAWGVGRVSASLVSTLPEFRSLFSSEVLAPGLGLAIKNLTILFSDIKNSTPMYEKHGDSSAYAMVRDHFDVLFKAIEQHNGSIVKTIGDAVMAVFASPSDGVAAALAIHHNMQQANQARPERPPIVIKIGLHTGTCIAVNANEVLDYFGTTVNAAARAQGLSVGDDVVLTSDVMESAGVRAMLSQHDLLSEPFTHNLKGISQVFTLYRLMPIAQREHQA, via the coding sequence ATGGCGCTTAAGCCGTTTCGCCTAAAACAATCGACTATCGTGCCACTAGGATTGGCTGAGGTTTGGGAAATTGCGGCTCAAACCAGCAAAGTTAACCATGCCGTTGGCCTGCCACCGTTAGTTTATAGCGAACGAACCCGCAGCGATGGCGTGCGCGAGGTGGTTGGTAATGCGCGTCAATATGGTCTGCCAGTGCAATGGGTCGAACATCCCTTTGAATGGATTTATCAAAAAGAGCTGCGGGTTGAACGAGTTTTTGAGCATTTTCCGCCGTTAGATCGCTTGATCGGTGGCACAATTCTCGTCCCGCATACCTCGATTAGCACCGAAGTTGAAACCTTTGTCCATGTTTTCCCAAAAAATCTGCTGGGCTATCCGGTTGGTTGGTTTATTGCCAATCAGATGATTACTGGGCAAGCGGCTTTTTTTCGCTCAGTGGCCCAAAAGCCTAATGCCACCAATTATTTCCCGCCAGCTCGCAAAGTTCGCACCAATCGTAATGTGTTGCAAGAGTTACGCAACCGCATGCGCGATTTACCTTGCGATCAGCAATTAATCGATCGTTTGTTTGAGCTGATTCAAACCCAACGCGATGAAGATGTTGCGACCATGCGGCCATTTGTGCTGGCTGATGCTTGGGGCGCTGAACGACTTAGCCTGCTCCGCGTCTTTTTATATGCTACCTGGACGGGCCTGCTCGATATGAATTGGGATGTGTTATGCCCTAATTGTCGGGTTGCCCGCGAACCCTCACCACATTTACGCGATCTAACCGCGACTGCCCATTGTGAAGTATGCAATATTCGCTACGATCTCAATTTTGATGAGTATGTTGAATTGCGTTTTTCGGTTAATCCCAAAGTGCGCAGTGCTAGCAATGCAACCTTCTGTGCGCTTGGCTCGCCAGCTTTGAATGAGCATATCGTTGCCCAAGCACGGCTCAAACCCAACGAACAGCGTGAATTATCGGTTCAGCTTGGCACTGGTGGCTATCGCTTGCGCATGTTGGGGATAGAGCAACGCTGCACGATTCAAGCCCAAACTACTGGCGCAACCAATGCCACGATCAATTTAACTACCACTGGCCCAGACCAAGCAGCATTAAATGTGGCAAATCAACCAGTAATTCTGAATGTGCATAACACCACTGATCGCGAACAACTGTTGATTATCGAGCACGATGCTTGGGGCGTTGGTCGGGTCAGTGCCTCATTAGTTTCGACTTTACCTGAATTTCGCTCATTATTCTCATCAGAAGTGCTAGCACCTGGCTTGGGCTTGGCAATCAAAAATCTGACAATCTTATTTAGCGATATTAAAAATTCAACCCCGATGTATGAAAAACATGGCGACTCAAGCGCCTATGCCATGGTGCGCGACCATTTCGATGTGCTATTCAAGGCGATCGAACAGCACAACGGCTCGATTGTAAAAACGATTGGCGACGCAGTGATGGCGGTGTTTGCAAGCCCAAGCGATGGCGTTGCGGCAGCCTTGGCAATCCATCACAATATGCAGCAAGCCAACCAAGCTCGCCCTGAACGGCCACCAATTGTAATCAAAATTGGCTTGCATACAGGAACTTGTATTGCGGTTAATGCCAACGAAGTGCTTGATTACTTTGGCACAACCGTCAATGCTGCGGCGCGTGCTCAAGGCCTGAGTGTTGGTGATGATGTAGTCTTGACTTCCGATGTGATGGAATCGGCGGGAGTGCGGGCAATGCTCAGCC